One genomic region from Haloprofundus salinisoli encodes:
- the tuf gene encoding translation elongation factor EF-1 subunit alpha, which yields MSEDKPHQNLAIIGHVDHGKSTLVGRLLFETGSVPEHVIEQHREEAEEKGKGGFEFAYVMDNLAEERERGVTIDIAHQEFDTDKYYFTIVDCPGHRDFVKNMITGASQADNAVLVVAADDGVAPQTREHVFLARTLGINELIIGVNKMDVVDYSEDSYKEVREEVQNLLNQVRFNADDATFVPISAFEGDNIADASDNTSWYDGPTLLEALNDLPEVEPPTDAPLRLPIQDVYTISGIGTVPVGRVETGVLEMGANVSFQPSDISGEVKTVEMHHEEVPRAEPGDNVGFNVRGVGKDDIRRGDVCGPADDPPKVAETFTAQVVVMQHPSVITAGYTPVFHAHTAQVACTVESIDQKLDPASGEVAEENPDFIKSGDAAIVTIRPQKPLSIEPSGEIPELGSFAIRDMGQTIAAGKVLEVNER from the coding sequence ATGAGCGAAGACAAACCACACCAGAACTTGGCCATCATCGGCCACGTTGACCACGGAAAAAGCACGCTCGTGGGCCGACTCCTCTTCGAGACGGGATCGGTTCCGGAGCACGTAATCGAGCAGCACCGCGAAGAAGCAGAAGAGAAGGGCAAAGGCGGCTTCGAGTTCGCCTACGTGATGGACAACCTCGCCGAGGAGCGCGAGCGCGGTGTCACCATCGACATCGCCCACCAGGAGTTCGACACGGACAAGTACTACTTCACCATCGTCGACTGTCCGGGCCACCGTGACTTCGTCAAGAACATGATCACGGGTGCCTCGCAGGCTGACAACGCGGTTCTCGTCGTCGCCGCCGACGACGGTGTCGCGCCGCAGACCCGCGAGCACGTGTTCCTCGCCCGCACGCTCGGCATCAACGAGCTCATCATCGGCGTCAACAAGATGGACGTCGTCGACTACTCGGAGGACTCCTACAAGGAGGTCCGCGAGGAAGTCCAGAACCTGCTCAACCAGGTTCGCTTCAACGCCGACGACGCGACGTTCGTCCCGATCTCGGCGTTCGAGGGCGACAACATCGCCGACGCCAGCGACAACACGTCCTGGTACGACGGCCCGACGCTCCTCGAAGCGCTCAACGACCTGCCGGAAGTCGAGCCGCCGACGGACGCGCCGCTGCGACTCCCGATCCAGGACGTCTACACCATCTCCGGCATCGGTACGGTCCCGGTCGGCCGCGTCGAGACCGGTGTCCTCGAGATGGGCGCGAACGTCTCGTTCCAGCCGTCTGACATCTCTGGCGAGGTCAAGACGGTCGAGATGCACCACGAGGAGGTCCCGCGCGCGGAACCCGGCGACAACGTCGGTTTCAACGTGCGCGGCGTCGGCAAGGACGACATCCGCCGCGGCGACGTCTGTGGCCCGGCCGACGACCCACCGAAGGTCGCCGAGACGTTCACGGCGCAGGTCGTCGTCATGCAGCACCCCTCGGTCATCACGGCGGGTTACACGCCGGTCTTCCACGCCCACACGGCGCAGGTCGCCTGTACGGTCGAGTCCATCGACCAGAAGCTCGACCCCGCCTCGGGTGAGGTCGCAGAGGAGAACCCGGACTTCATCAAGTCCGGCGACGCCGCCATCGTGACGATCCGTCCGCAGAAGCCGCTCAGCATCGAGCCGTCCGGCGAGATTCCGGAACTCGGTTCCTTCGCCATCCGCGACATGGGTCAGACCATCGCGGCCGGCAAGGTGCTCGAGGTCAACGAGCGATAA
- the rpsJ gene encoding 30S ribosomal protein S10 encodes MQQARVRLAGTSPEDLDDICDDVREIASKTGVSLSGPIPLPTKTLEIPCRKSPDGEGTATWEHWEMRVHKRLIDIDADERALRQLMRIQVPNDVSIEIVLED; translated from the coding sequence ATGCAGCAAGCACGCGTTCGCCTCGCCGGCACGAGCCCCGAGGACCTCGACGACATCTGTGACGACGTCCGCGAAATCGCGAGCAAGACGGGCGTCAGCCTCAGCGGTCCGATTCCGCTGCCGACGAAGACGCTCGAGATTCCGTGTCGGAAGTCGCCTGACGGAGAAGGCACCGCGACGTGGGAGCACTGGGAGATGCGAGTTCACAAGCGTCTCATCGACATCGACGCGGACGAACGCGCGCTTCGCCAGCTCATGCGCATCCAAGTGCCAAACGACGTCAGTATCGAGATCGTTCTCGAAGACTGA
- a CDS encoding rhomboid family intramembrane serine protease yields MVSHQNSPTLDTLVVFGVVFLFQSVLGLFGSAVGLFALAPPVDVRPWTLVTSVYAHAGVGHLLSNVVALVVVGFFVEQGTTRWRYHTFFLTTGVLAGLAEIGFDSVFGRAVGVIGASGAIFALAGYLLAANPVTDSVLGRLKLNGRTQVALVVAAAVLVAALGAGPNVAIVAHGTGFVLGLVAGRLRLLSV; encoded by the coding sequence ATGGTCTCCCACCAGAACAGCCCCACGCTGGACACGCTCGTCGTCTTCGGCGTCGTCTTCCTCTTCCAGAGCGTCCTCGGTCTGTTCGGGAGCGCCGTCGGGCTGTTCGCGCTGGCTCCGCCGGTCGACGTCCGTCCGTGGACGCTCGTCACGAGCGTGTACGCCCACGCGGGCGTCGGCCACCTGCTCAGCAACGTCGTCGCGCTCGTCGTCGTCGGCTTCTTCGTCGAGCAGGGGACGACGCGGTGGCGGTATCACACGTTCTTTCTAACGACCGGCGTTCTCGCCGGACTCGCCGAAATCGGATTCGACTCGGTGTTCGGCCGCGCTGTCGGCGTCATCGGCGCGAGCGGCGCGATCTTCGCGCTCGCGGGCTACCTGCTGGCGGCGAATCCGGTGACGGACTCGGTGCTCGGGCGGTTGAAGCTGAACGGGCGGACGCAGGTCGCGTTGGTCGTCGCCGCGGCCGTCCTCGTCGCCGCGCTCGGCGCGGGACCGAACGTCGCCATCGTCGCTCACGGCACCGGATTCGTCCTCGGCCTCGTCGCCGGGCGACTCCGACTGCTCAGCGTGTGA
- a CDS encoding transporter: MRISTIVLLVGIVLLFIPIPPFATIAGILTILVALGMRFLGGN; encoded by the coding sequence ATGCGAATCAGTACAATCGTGCTACTCGTCGGTATCGTGCTGTTGTTCATCCCCATCCCGCCGTTTGCGACCATCGCCGGGATTCTCACCATTCTCGTCGCGCTGGGGATGCGTTTCTTGGGCGGCAACTAA
- a CDS encoding ABC transporter permease, translating into MTLDRRFPALLMAWRNLDRNRLRSALAALGIVIGVLAIATLGIFGNVLQLSATNELGAIGDQVVVGPNQDAGVTSLNTREVETIQQLTAGQGTAVPLISDGAVVSNGRGQSFATLYGISTPTVLFTASEGTLPERHRQGAIVGSALADRLDLQVGSIVDIEGNEYRVIAVLAPTEDISPVSPDDGVVLPPEEFVSDEYNQVVIRADSGEDASQIAASVREQLNAREERVTVFEFSTILEQIGEFFSLLNAFLLGLAGISLVVAGVSIFNVMLMSTSERRGEIGVLRAVGVQRRDVLRMLVVEAALLGTVGGAVGAALSASVTAGLYYFTPVTLAVALDPSNGLYLVGAFAFGVVVSLVSGLYPAWKAANEPPVEALRG; encoded by the coding sequence GTGACACTCGACCGACGGTTCCCCGCGCTGCTGATGGCGTGGCGCAACCTCGACCGGAACCGCCTGCGCTCGGCGCTGGCGGCGCTGGGTATCGTCATCGGCGTGCTCGCCATCGCCACCCTGGGCATCTTCGGCAACGTCCTCCAACTGTCGGCGACGAACGAACTCGGCGCGATTGGCGATCAGGTCGTCGTCGGTCCGAACCAGGACGCGGGCGTCACGTCGCTGAACACCCGTGAGGTGGAGACGATACAGCAGCTCACCGCCGGACAGGGGACGGCGGTGCCGCTTATCAGCGACGGTGCGGTCGTCTCGAACGGTCGCGGGCAGTCGTTTGCGACCCTTTACGGCATCTCGACGCCGACGGTGCTTTTCACCGCCTCGGAGGGGACGCTCCCCGAGCGACACAGACAGGGCGCTATCGTCGGGTCTGCGCTGGCCGACCGACTCGACTTACAGGTCGGCAGCATCGTCGACATCGAAGGTAACGAGTATCGAGTCATCGCCGTTCTCGCGCCGACCGAGGACATCTCGCCGGTGTCGCCCGACGACGGCGTCGTCCTGCCGCCCGAGGAGTTCGTCAGCGACGAGTACAACCAGGTCGTCATCCGCGCCGACTCCGGCGAGGACGCGAGCCAGATTGCGGCGTCGGTCCGCGAGCAACTGAACGCCCGCGAAGAGCGCGTCACGGTGTTCGAGTTCTCGACCATCCTCGAACAGATCGGCGAGTTCTTCTCGCTCCTGAACGCGTTCCTGCTCGGACTGGCGGGTATCTCGCTCGTCGTCGCCGGGGTGAGCATCTTCAACGTGATGTTGATGAGCACCTCGGAGCGACGGGGAGAAATCGGGGTGTTGCGCGCCGTCGGCGTCCAGCGACGCGACGTGCTGCGGATGCTGGTCGTCGAGGCGGCGCTTCTGGGGACCGTCGGCGGCGCCGTCGGGGCGGCACTCAGCGCCTCGGTCACCGCGGGACTGTACTACTTCACGCCGGTGACGCTGGCCGTCGCCCTCGACCCGAGCAACGGCCTCTACCTCGTCGGCGCGTTCGCCTTCGGCGTGGTCGTCAGCCTCGTCAGCGGCCTCTACCCGGCGTGGAAGGCCGCGAACGAACCGCCCGTGGAGGCGCTTCGCGGCTGA
- a CDS encoding ABC transporter ATP-binding protein, whose amino-acid sequence MTEQSPSFGDAAVDAHDGPTLELRGVRKVYETGGETVVALGGGGDSSAGIDFAVASGEFVAIVGPSGSGKSTLLNMLGLLDEPTSGERYLLGRNVTTLDDRAQTDARKEAIGFVFQDFYLIPTLTATENVELPTIFEDDPEATERARDLLRRVGLGDRLDHTPNELSGGQKQRVAIARALVNRPRVLLADEPTGNLDQETGAQILDEFRRICETGVSVVAVTHDPQVTDYADRTVRLVDGVVRDRNADGAGSNVVDVRAADGENQHTDPEDA is encoded by the coding sequence ATGACCGAGCAGTCACCGTCGTTCGGGGACGCGGCCGTCGATGCCCACGACGGCCCGACGCTCGAACTTCGGGGGGTCAGAAAGGTGTACGAGACGGGCGGCGAGACGGTCGTCGCGCTCGGCGGAGGCGGAGACTCGTCGGCCGGCATCGACTTCGCGGTCGCCTCCGGCGAGTTCGTCGCCATCGTCGGCCCCAGCGGGAGCGGCAAGTCCACACTTTTGAACATGCTCGGCTTGCTCGACGAACCGACGTCGGGCGAGCGCTACCTCCTGGGAAGAAACGTGACGACGCTCGACGACAGAGCGCAGACCGACGCCCGAAAGGAGGCCATCGGCTTCGTCTTTCAGGACTTCTATCTCATCCCGACGCTGACGGCGACCGAGAACGTCGAACTGCCGACCATCTTCGAGGACGACCCCGAGGCGACCGAGCGAGCGCGCGACCTCTTGAGACGGGTTGGCCTCGGCGACCGCCTCGACCACACGCCGAACGAGCTCTCGGGCGGACAGAAACAGCGCGTCGCCATCGCCCGCGCCCTCGTCAACCGGCCGCGAGTCCTGCTGGCCGACGAACCGACCGGCAACCTCGACCAGGAGACGGGCGCACAGATTCTCGACGAGTTCCGCCGCATCTGCGAGACGGGCGTGAGCGTCGTCGCGGTGACGCACGACCCGCAGGTGACGGACTACGCCGACCGGACGGTCCGTCTCGTCGACGGCGTCGTCCGGGACCGAAACGCAGACGGTGCGGGGAGCAACGTCGTCGACGTGCGTGCGGCCGACGGGGAGAATCAGCACACCGACCCGGAGGACGCGTGA
- a CDS encoding RNB domain-containing ribonuclease: MSNDAQAQAGTAEGQGPVEIDPELDRHLRNKREELFEEFEIRDEFPPEVRREAKERTEDVQAEIRDAVDDRRDLREMTTWTTDPADAQDFDDAISIEEDDEAYTLWVHIADVSHYVHPGSEMWAEAVKRGNTVYLPAYTVHMLPPILAETVCSLVPNEERLAHTVEMRLDKENLGYESIDIYKSVIESDERLTYSQCEKRLDDPDAPLHDEITLSYELADQMHEQRKEDGSLVLNPSRDHAHTIIEECMLKANKAVTHELMWGRGVEAMYRVHPQPTPDQWDKALREIAELDNVSIPGGSWDDPRKAVNAALEEAPPRMLNKIQRAVLKVMPRAKYMNDPFGGHHALNFDIYGHFTSPIRRLSDLINHWIVHENDVPEDLVELCDRASDRQKDAETAERLYKQFMQEVGLDPYAVNSRGLVVVEEDEDESDDQSDE, encoded by the coding sequence ATGTCGAACGACGCACAAGCGCAGGCTGGCACCGCCGAGGGCCAGGGTCCCGTCGAGATAGACCCTGAACTCGACCGCCATCTGCGGAACAAACGCGAGGAACTGTTCGAGGAGTTCGAGATCCGCGACGAGTTCCCGCCGGAGGTCCGCCGCGAGGCCAAGGAGCGAACCGAGGACGTCCAAGCCGAGATTCGAGACGCCGTCGACGACCGCCGCGACCTTCGGGAGATGACGACGTGGACGACCGACCCCGCCGACGCCCAGGACTTCGACGACGCCATCAGCATCGAGGAGGACGACGAGGCGTACACGCTGTGGGTCCACATCGCCGACGTGAGCCACTACGTCCACCCCGGCTCGGAGATGTGGGCCGAGGCGGTCAAACGCGGCAACACGGTGTATCTCCCCGCCTACACCGTCCACATGCTGCCGCCCATCCTCGCCGAGACGGTCTGCTCTCTGGTCCCCAACGAGGAGCGACTCGCCCACACCGTCGAGATGCGCCTCGACAAGGAGAACCTCGGCTACGAGTCCATCGACATCTACAAATCCGTCATCGAGAGCGACGAGCGACTCACCTACAGCCAGTGCGAGAAGCGCCTCGACGACCCCGACGCGCCGCTGCACGACGAGATAACGCTCTCCTACGAGCTCGCAGACCAGATGCACGAGCAGCGAAAGGAGGACGGGTCGCTCGTGCTCAACCCGAGTCGCGACCACGCGCACACCATCATCGAGGAGTGTATGCTGAAGGCGAACAAGGCGGTCACGCACGAACTGATGTGGGGCCGCGGCGTCGAGGCGATGTACCGCGTCCACCCGCAACCGACGCCCGACCAGTGGGACAAGGCGCTGCGCGAGATCGCCGAGCTCGACAACGTGAGCATCCCCGGCGGGTCGTGGGACGACCCCCGGAAAGCCGTCAACGCGGCACTCGAGGAGGCTCCGCCGCGGATGCTCAACAAGATTCAGCGCGCCGTCCTCAAGGTGATGCCGCGGGCGAAGTACATGAACGACCCCTTCGGCGGTCACCACGCGCTGAACTTCGACATCTACGGCCACTTCACCTCGCCCATCCGCCGGCTCTCGGACCTCATCAACCACTGGATCGTCCACGAGAACGACGTCCCCGAGGACCTCGTCGAACTCTGCGACCGCGCCTCCGACCGACAGAAGGACGCCGAAACCGCAGAACGGCTCTACAAGCAGTTCATGCAGGAGGTCGGCCTCGACCCCTACGCCGTCAACAGCCGCGGCCTCGTCGTCGTCGAGGAGGACGAAGACGAGAGCGACGACCAGAGCGACGAGTAG
- a CDS encoding DUF7562 family protein, translated as MWRSRTGRDRKTVVCIACGSSVLRSEAREYDKEGDRWNRHGKQFEYLCKGCHRELCWQPRGELESLILDIEQDGLPQSEFLTRYLHAIEDRYGRPEE; from the coding sequence ATGTGGCGCTCCCGCACGGGTCGGGACCGGAAGACCGTCGTCTGCATCGCCTGCGGTTCGTCGGTGCTCCGGTCGGAGGCCCGCGAGTACGACAAGGAGGGTGACCGCTGGAACCGTCACGGCAAACAGTTCGAGTATCTCTGCAAAGGCTGTCACCGAGAGCTCTGCTGGCAACCCCGGGGCGAACTGGAGTCACTCATACTCGATATCGAACAGGACGGACTACCGCAGTCGGAGTTTCTCACGCGCTATCTCCACGCGATCGAAGACCGGTACGGCCGACCCGAGGAGTAA
- a CDS encoding RNA-binding protein has product MNVKSRHHLRSDDIRSLEETLSETLGVDLDGDTYEFVELTGTEFDLVLVDGAPAVLYLGDEPFLTVEGANEYPPQKHVVTVDAGAVSFVSGGADVMRPGIVDAHEDIEAGDLVAIAEETHGKVLAVGRALEAGADLVGNSGKVVESVHYVGDDLYQFTV; this is encoded by the coding sequence ATGAACGTCAAATCGCGGCATCACCTCCGAAGCGACGACATCAGATCGCTGGAGGAGACGCTCTCGGAGACGCTCGGCGTCGACCTCGACGGCGACACCTACGAGTTCGTCGAACTCACCGGCACCGAGTTCGACCTCGTGTTGGTCGACGGCGCTCCCGCCGTGCTGTACCTGGGCGACGAGCCGTTTCTCACGGTGGAGGGTGCCAACGAGTACCCGCCGCAGAAACACGTCGTTACCGTCGACGCCGGTGCCGTCTCGTTCGTCAGCGGCGGCGCGGACGTGATGCGCCCCGGTATCGTCGACGCCCACGAGGACATCGAAGCGGGAGACCTCGTCGCCATCGCCGAGGAGACCCACGGGAAGGTGCTCGCCGTCGGTCGGGCGCTCGAAGCCGGTGCCGACCTCGTCGGCAACTCGGGGAAAGTCGTCGAGTCGGTCCACTACGTCGGCGACGACCTGTACCAGTTCACCGTCTGA
- a CDS encoding DUF1028 domain-containing protein — protein sequence MTFSICVREEYEDDDGDGQLRFGVAVTTRLPGVGTLCPFASEHGAVATQSLVNVELGRKGIEYIDDGLAVDDALRSLLNADEGSAQRQLHGVDAEGTFAFSGEECNDWYGHVEGENYTVAGNLLVGEEVVEAAAEAYESTAGGDAPLAERLIDALEAGHEVGGDKREELPVQSAALLVERTDDEPGDFTDDLRVDATETPVSDLRATYEEAKRGYEIVLEQHEEETDDISEELDGVDVETADGE from the coding sequence GTGACTTTCAGCATCTGCGTCCGCGAGGAGTACGAGGACGACGACGGCGACGGACAGTTGCGCTTCGGCGTCGCGGTGACGACTCGTCTGCCCGGCGTCGGGACGCTCTGCCCCTTCGCCAGCGAGCACGGCGCAGTGGCGACGCAGAGCCTCGTCAACGTCGAGTTGGGCCGGAAGGGAATCGAGTACATCGACGACGGTCTCGCCGTCGACGACGCGCTTCGGTCGCTTCTGAACGCCGACGAGGGCAGCGCCCAGCGACAACTCCACGGCGTCGACGCCGAGGGAACGTTCGCCTTCTCTGGCGAGGAGTGCAACGACTGGTACGGCCACGTCGAGGGCGAGAACTACACCGTCGCGGGCAACCTGCTGGTCGGCGAGGAGGTCGTCGAAGCCGCGGCGGAAGCGTACGAGTCGACCGCCGGTGGCGACGCGCCGCTGGCCGAGCGGCTGATCGACGCACTCGAAGCGGGTCACGAAGTCGGCGGCGACAAGCGCGAGGAGCTGCCCGTCCAGAGCGCCGCGCTGCTCGTCGAGCGCACGGACGACGAACCCGGCGACTTCACCGACGACCTGCGCGTCGACGCCACGGAGACGCCCGTCTCGGATTTGCGTGCGACCTACGAGGAGGCCAAGCGGGGCTACGAGATCGTCCTCGAACAGCACGAGGAGGAAACGGACGATATCTCGGAGGAGCTCGACGGAGTCGACGTTGAAACCGCCGACGGGGAGTGA
- a CDS encoding glycosyltransferase, translated as MKVETPGDGDVRRAGATVAAATVVASALCAPALVFEWYVPLFLGLCALAAVGGVLRAILVTAVACLPNPDPPERPTDPPTVSVVVTAYNDADALRETLAGCAALDYPADRVQLLIGYEAASTDGTAAVARRAAAADSRVRAVERSKPPGGKAAAVNHVLPYVDGEIVASLDAGQRLAPDSVSRAVGWLAADCDVWCVKGRSYGRNAGESLLSLCVTVERHLAERLAFVARSRLGWFTLFTGGQAFFRTETLTRLGPFDETVLLEDVEMATRIHTRGGSVRVDPAIVATELNPATLSAWGSQRRRWARGGMQVARRSLGDLLRSPHTSVLTRLDAAYTFAALLSVPVVVLLSPAAVAEADAAVELAAAAPASRWLPLCSLLSLSLPYALFLRDGLDGRRHDPREYVAPVLLPAYFALQSAVVLAAFLDEFVLRRPSVYVTSRRDGE; from the coding sequence ATGAAGGTCGAGACGCCGGGCGACGGCGACGTGAGACGGGCGGGGGCGACCGTCGCCGCGGCGACAGTCGTCGCGTCGGCGCTCTGTGCGCCCGCGCTCGTGTTCGAGTGGTACGTGCCGCTCTTTCTCGGTCTCTGCGCACTCGCCGCCGTCGGCGGCGTTCTCAGAGCGATTCTCGTGACGGCTGTCGCCTGCCTGCCGAACCCCGACCCACCGGAGCGCCCGACGGACCCGCCGACGGTGAGCGTCGTCGTCACGGCGTACAACGACGCCGACGCGCTCCGAGAGACGCTCGCTGGCTGTGCCGCGCTCGACTACCCCGCCGACCGGGTGCAACTGCTCATCGGGTACGAAGCGGCGTCGACGGACGGCACGGCGGCGGTCGCACGACGCGCCGCCGCGGCCGACTCCCGCGTCCGTGCCGTAGAGCGGTCGAAGCCGCCCGGGGGGAAGGCGGCGGCGGTCAACCACGTACTGCCGTACGTCGACGGCGAGATCGTCGCGAGTCTCGACGCCGGACAGCGTCTCGCGCCCGATTCGGTCTCGCGGGCGGTCGGCTGGTTGGCGGCCGACTGCGACGTCTGGTGTGTCAAAGGTCGAAGCTACGGACGGAACGCCGGCGAGTCGCTGCTGTCGCTCTGCGTGACCGTCGAACGACATCTCGCCGAGCGACTGGCGTTCGTCGCGCGTTCGCGTCTCGGCTGGTTCACGCTCTTTACCGGCGGCCAAGCGTTCTTTCGGACGGAGACGCTGACCCGACTCGGTCCCTTCGACGAGACCGTGTTGCTCGAAGACGTGGAGATGGCGACGCGAATCCACACTCGCGGGGGGAGTGTCCGCGTCGACCCGGCCATCGTCGCCACCGAACTGAATCCGGCGACGCTGTCGGCGTGGGGAAGCCAGCGTCGGCGGTGGGCCCGCGGCGGAATGCAGGTCGCCCGGCGGTCGCTCGGCGACCTGCTCCGCAGTCCGCACACGTCCGTACTGACCCGCCTCGACGCCGCCTACACGTTCGCCGCGTTGCTGTCGGTTCCGGTCGTCGTGCTCCTCTCCCCGGCCGCCGTCGCCGAGGCAGACGCGGCCGTGGAGCTCGCGGCGGCCGCTCCCGCGTCCCGGTGGCTACCGCTCTGTTCGCTGCTGTCGCTTTCGCTTCCCTACGCGCTCTTTCTCCGGGACGGCCTCGACGGTCGCCGTCACGACCCCCGCGAGTACGTCGCCCCGGTTCTCCTTCCGGCGTATTTCGCCCTCCAGAGCGCGGTGGTTCTGGCGGCGTTTCTCGACGAGTTCGTTCTTCGACGACCCTCGGTGTACGTCACGAGTCGGCGCGACGGGGAGTAA
- a CDS encoding cell division protein SepF encodes MGIMSKILGNGQRSTEDYVELNLDDFDTAQGEAGMTVHIAEIAGQQDVIAIKDAVYDGDFVIADITRLRTQDRTVEHIVDELQQVAREVDGDIVQKGDDQLILAPTGVRIARQKLN; translated from the coding sequence ATGGGTATTATGAGCAAGATTCTCGGGAACGGACAGCGCTCCACCGAGGACTACGTCGAACTGAACCTCGACGACTTCGACACCGCACAGGGCGAGGCGGGAATGACGGTCCACATCGCCGAAATCGCCGGTCAGCAGGACGTCATCGCCATCAAAGACGCCGTCTACGACGGCGACTTCGTCATCGCGGACATCACGCGCCTCCGGACGCAGGACCGGACGGTCGAACACATCGTCGACGAACTCCAGCAGGTCGCCCGCGAAGTCGACGGCGACATCGTCCAGAAAGGCGACGACCAACTCATTCTCGCGCCGACGGGCGTCCGCATCGCGCGGCAGAAACTGAACTGA
- a CDS encoding O-methyltransferase, protein MQVPSLSRVRRAAYTSAPSWTKPLATRCFYTLHPGASWSLYERKTRSRELFVDRFFDSRAEFEAYEAEFNQGPVPGLLYEAWQEHSQPIYDSHKEECVRYYALVRKLRPTSVVETGVYNGVSTLAILAALSVNDHGTLYSIDCSAQLDELDPETKRHYERRRPSCCEDGSHLLPAGKQPGWIVPDDLRERWQLVTGRPQQELPQLLEEIGEIELFVHDSEHSKTGMLFEFDLAWEHLAPGGILVSPHVGWNDAFDTFVTERAPEAQHGELAVHYVYFDEYDGPGWCRYAQKPAASRDATNGPRRVETVPKPVADD, encoded by the coding sequence ATGCAGGTCCCGTCTCTCAGCCGCGTACGTCGTGCTGCATACACGAGCGCCCCCTCGTGGACCAAACCGCTGGCGACGAGATGTTTCTACACGCTACACCCCGGTGCATCCTGGTCGCTGTACGAACGCAAAACCCGTTCCCGCGAGCTGTTCGTCGACCGCTTCTTCGACAGTAGAGCGGAGTTCGAGGCGTACGAAGCGGAGTTCAATCAGGGTCCTGTTCCCGGCCTGTTGTACGAAGCGTGGCAGGAACACTCGCAACCGATCTACGACTCTCACAAGGAGGAGTGCGTCCGTTACTACGCGCTCGTCCGGAAGCTTCGACCCACGTCGGTCGTCGAGACGGGCGTCTACAACGGCGTGTCGACGCTGGCGATTCTCGCCGCGCTCTCGGTGAACGACCACGGCACGCTGTACTCCATCGACTGCTCGGCGCAGCTCGACGAACTCGACCCCGAGACGAAACGACACTACGAGCGACGCCGCCCCTCCTGCTGTGAGGACGGCAGCCACCTCCTCCCGGCGGGCAAGCAACCCGGTTGGATCGTCCCCGACGACCTCCGCGAACGCTGGCAACTCGTCACCGGACGCCCGCAGCAGGAACTCCCGCAGCTCTTGGAGGAGATCGGCGAGATAGAGCTGTTCGTCCACGATTCGGAGCACTCGAAGACGGGGATGCTGTTCGAGTTCGACCTCGCGTGGGAACATCTCGCTCCCGGTGGCATCCTCGTCTCGCCGCACGTCGGCTGGAACGACGCGTTCGACACGTTCGTCACCGAGCGAGCGCCCGAAGCCCAGCACGGTGAACTCGCCGTCCACTACGTCTACTTCGACGAGTACGACGGCCCCGGCTGGTGTCGGTACGCGCAAAAACCGGCCGCGAGTCGTGATGCGACCAACGGGCCCCGACGCGTCGAGACGGTCCCGAAACCCGTCGCGGACGACTGA